The Hydrotalea sp. genomic interval TGACCTATGCCGCCAAAAACCCAACCACTTTTTACGGGCAAATTGCCTTAAAATACCTTGCCGCCGATGGCAAGGTTAATAACAAGCATATTTTTACCGACAGCCCAAAGGGCAACCCACGTATTTTATCGCGTCTGGCACAAATACCGGTCATGGCGCGCGGTTTCGCCCTGCTTAATATCGACGAGCCGGCCTTGGCGATGCTCGAATGGCGTTATGCGGTTGATAGGTTAAATAGCTCCTACAGCGAAAACCTGCTGGCCCTGGCCGATGATTACCAATTGCACCACACCGGTCTTCGCTTGGCGATTCATTTGCAAAAAATTTCTGGCCATTATTATGGCCGCGCGCTTTTTCCGGTGTTAACCGATGGCGATAAAGATTTAAAACCGGACGATGCCGCCCTGGCCCTGGCGGTGGCGCGGCAGGAATCGCATTTTTCCCCCCATGCTATCAGCCGCAGTGGCGCGGTTGGCATGATGCAGATGATGCCAACAACCGCCACGATGGTCAGCCGCTGGGATAGTTTCCAAGATTTAACATCGCAATATGCCGATAACAAACGGCCGTCGAAATATGACTTGTTTAACCCGCAATTAAATTTGGTGATGGGCACACGTTACCTGGCCAGTTTGTTGGCGTTGGATGATGTTGACGGCAATTTGATATTCGCGGTTGCTTCCTATAACGCCGGGCCCAACAATATGCGCAAATGGGTTAAAAATAAAAAATCTTATCACGGCGACCCATTGTTGTTTGTCGAATCGATTCCGTTGCGCGAAACGCGGCTTTACGTGGCGCGGGTGTTGGCCAATTATTGGGTTTACAGCGACATGCTCGACCTTGATAACCCGACCCTAACCGATATAGTTAATAACCGCTGGCCAAAAAAATTTATCGGTCAATAGGCGTGCAATCAAAAGGGTTGCAATCAAAAAATTTTAAGCAGATAATTGCCAGATGCCACGCGATGATTCCCGTCCTTTTATACCGCTTGCCATAACGCTGGTAACCCTGTCCGACACGCGCGACATGGCAAACGACAAATCGGGCGCGGTGTTGGCCGAAATGGTTTTGGCCGCCGGCCATAAAATCCATGCCCGCCATTTGTTAAAGGACGAGGCAAAAGATATTGTCGATTGTTTGGAAAAAATTCGGCAGGGGGAAGAATCGAAGGTGGTGATATTAACCGGCGGCACCGGCATTACGGCGCGCGATATAACGCCCGAGGCATTGCAAGCATTTTCGCAAAAACACCAGGGCAAGGAGATCGTTGGCTTTGGCGAATTGTTCCGCCAGTTATCTTACGAAAAAATTGGCACCTCGACCATTCAATCGCGCGCCATTGGGTTTGTCGCCGGCGGGTTATTGTTATTCGCCCTGCCCGGCAGTCCGGGCGCGGTTAAGGACGCGTGGCAAATGATATTGCTGTCGCAATTGGACAATCGCCACCGCCCATGCAATTTTGTCGAATTATTACCACGAATTTAGGCGGGGGCTGAATTATGGAAATTGTGCGTAGACCAATTGCGTTTCATCGTCTTGTATTTTTTTCTTATCGGCATCGGATAAATTTAGAGCCTGTTGTTTGTTAATTCTAGGATTAACCGAAGTGCAATAACCTGCATAATCCCAGAATCCGCAACCAACCTTCTTCTGTTCGTCATCTCTTCTTATTAAAACATTTAATATAGCTCCGTTATGATTTTGAATGCTGTATTCTGATACTTCGAGTAAATCATGGTAGCCTTGAGAACGGTCATTGCCAAAAAACGAATGGTCTTTTTGTCCGTTTTGAGGGTAAACCATATTCTTTAATTCGCCATAATAAATGATTGTTTTGTTTTTTGCGCAATCAACCAAAATGTCATAAATTTTTTGTGCGGTAGGGGTCATTTTTTTATCTTTCCCTGCCCATTTTATTATATTTTTCTTAAAAAGCAAATAAAATTTTTGGCACGCAAACATTAGAAAATGTCTAACTCAACCACCTACGACAGCGGTCATGGAAGCACCCCCCCTACCGCTTTTCCATCGGTACGTAGGGGCGTTTTGTTTGGCCGGTGTAAAGTTGGCGTGGCCGGTCGATTTTTTGCGTTGGCTCGCTCATCATTTCGTTCCATTGCGCCACCCAACCGGCGGTGCGCGCCAGGGCGAATAAAGCGGTAAACATCGACAGCGGGAAACCCATGGCGCGGAAAATAATCCCCGAATAAAAATCAACATTGGGGAAAAGTTTGCGTTCGATGAAATATTCATCGCTCAGGGCGATGGCTTCCAATTCTTGCGCCAATTCTAACAATGGGTCGTGGATTTTTAATTCGGCCAAAACCTCGTGGCAAGATTTTTTTAACACCGCGGCCCGTGGGTCGTAATTTTTGTAAACGCGGTGGCCAAAACCCATCAGGCGGGTGTTGGCCTCCTTGGCCTTTACCTTGTCCAGAAATGGTTTGATATTTTTCTTGTCGCCGATTTCTTGCAACATTTTCAACACCGCCTCGTTCGCGCCGCCGTGGCTGGGCCCCCACAGGCACGAAATACCGGCCGATATACAAGCAAATGGGTTGGCCTTTGACGAGCCGGCCATTCGCACCGTCGAGGTCGAGGCATTTTGTTCGTGGTCGGCGTGCAAAATAAAAATCTTGCGCAACGCCCGTTCGAACACCGGGTTGACTTCGTATTTTTCGCAAGGCACCGAAAATGTCATGTGAATAAAATTCGCGGTGTAATGCATGTTGTTGCGCGGGTAAACAAACGGCTGGCCGATGGAGTATTTGTAGGAGGTCGCAACCAGCGTCGGCATTTTGGCGATGATGCGAATCATTGCCTTTTCGCGGATATTCGGGTCGCTGATGTTGGTTTCCTCTTGGTAAAATGCTGACAGGGCACCGACCGCCCCGACCAAGGTCGCCATGGGGTGCGCGTCGCGGCGAAAGCCACGATAAAAATTTATCAATTGTTCGTTCACCATGCTGTGGTGGTTTATTTCCCAGCAGAAACTATCATATTGCGGCTTGGTCGGCAGGTTGCCGTAAATCAATAAATAAGCGGTTTCAAGGAAGCCGGAATTTTCGGCCAATTCCTCGATAGGGATGCCGCGATGCAACAACACCCCCTGGTCGCCGTCGATAAAGGTGATGGCGCTTTTGCATGACGCGGTTTGGCTGTAACCCGAATCCAAGGTGAAAAGCCCCATGTTATCGTAAAGCCCACCCTTGATACCATTCAAGTCGATGGTCGAGGGGCCCATGGTGCCGTCTTTAATCGGCAGGTCAATTTTTTTACCGGTGCGGTTATCGGTGATGGTGATGGTGTTATTGGTCATTTATTTTGGCAGGCTTTCTAAAACTTATCCTTTACGGAGATTATCGTTTTTTGGGTCGGTAAACAAGATTTTTCTTTTTACAATTTGTTAAGGATATGATAAAGACTGCGTCAGACAAAAATCCCGATATTAGTTAATCATCACCAAATGGCCAAAAAGAAAATTACCCATCCGTCCATCCTTATGCCGCGCGCGACCGCGGTGTGGTTGATTGATAACACCGCCCTTAGTTTTCAGCAGATAGCCGATTTTTGCGGCCTGCACCTGTTGGAGGTGGAAAACCTCGCCGATGCCAGCGACAGCCAATTGAAGGGCACCAGCCCATTGCTGAACGGCCAATTAACGCGCGAGGAAATTGCCCGTTGCGAAAAAGACGCCAGCCAATCATTGCAATTAAATAAAGTTGAAAGTTACGACAATTTGGTTGAAAAACGCCGTGGGCCGCGTTACACGCCGATTTCAAAACGCGGGGATAAACCCGACGCCGTGGTGTGGTTGTTGAAAAATCACCCGGGCCTGTCCGACAGCCAAATTGGCCGGCTTATCGGCACGACCCTGAATACCATTAAGGCAATTAAAAACCGCACCCATTGGAACATGGCCAATTTAAGCGCGAAACATCCGGTCGAATTGGGGTTATGTTCCAAGGCCGAATTGGATAAGGCGGTTGGCAAAATTAAAAAAACCGACATGCCAAGCGACGACCTGTTGCCGGCCGGCATGGTGGGCGATGACATGGCCGATAGCATGGCCGATAACGCGGGTGACGGCATGGCCAATAACGCGGGCGACGAGGAAGACAATATCGCTTAAGGCCGGGCTTAAAGGCCGATGGACAAGCGGCGACAACCGCACCAAGCCGCTCCCGCAGGGGCAATTTTTTATCATGTTGTAATCAAACCACTTGGCATTGTTGGCGCGGGGTTTTGTTCGCGCCCGCCGGCCGCCATTTTTTGCCAAGGGTTTAAAACGCAAAATCTAACCAATAAATATAAAACATGAATAACGCGCGAACAATATTTGCGCGGCGCAAGATTTTGGCGTAAAGATATGGCAGTAAGATTATGGTTAAAAAAAGAATTTTTATCGACGGGGCGGAGGGCACAACCGGCCTCGACATTCGCGAACGACTGGCGGCCTATAACCGCGAATCTGGCGACCGGCTTGACATTATCACCCTGCCCGATGATTTGCGCAAAGACAAAAAACACCGCGCGTTAAATTTAAACGATTGCGATGTGGCGATATTGTGCTTGCCCGATGATGCGGCGCGCGACGCCGTGGCCATGGTCGACAACCCGGCGGTAAAAATTTTGGATTGTTCGACGGCGCACCGCATCAGCCATGGCTGGGTTTACGGCCTGCCTGAATATAACCAACAACAACCGGCGGTGATTGGCAAATCGCCGCGGGTTGCCAACCCGGGGTGTTACGCCACCGGTTTTATTTTGTTGGTCGCGCCGTTGAAACGCGCCGGCCTTATCCCCGACGATTACCCATTGGCGGCGTTTGGCCTGTCGGGTTATTCGGGCGGCGGCAAAACCATGATGGCCGAATATGAAACCCCCAATAAAAAAATTCACGGCCATGTTTATGGGTTACAGCAAAATCACAAACATTTGGCCGAAATGGCCGATTATGGTTTGTTGCCGCACCCGCCATTGTTCCAACCGGTGGTGGGCGATTTCCCGCGCGGCATGGTGATGATGGTGCCGTTGGACGGGCGGGTGTTAACCAAAATCAACCAATCGCTTATCGAAAAAATTTGGGTTGAGAGTTATGGCGGTTGCGAGAAGATTTTGTTGGGCGACGAATCGCCCTCAAACAGCGGAGCGGTAGGGCAAAGATTAACGCCCTCAAGCAGCGGAGCGGTAGGGCAAAGATTATCGCCCTCAAGCAGCGGAGCGGTAGGGCAAAGATTATTGCCCGATGAATTTGCCAACCGCGATGATATAAAATTATCGGTGCTGGGCAATGACACCGATGGCCGCCTTACCCTGACCGCGCAATATGACAACCTGGGCAAGGGCGCGTCCGGCGCGGCCTTGCAGAATGTTAGGCTGATGTTGGGGATGTGATATTATTTTTTAAGGAGAGATTGTTTTATCAATGCAATATCATATTCTAAATTATTAATATTGGTAATACCTTTAATAACATAATCTCCATTTCCTGCTTTCCCTTTGTTAGAAACATCGCTGGTTCTATTTGTGGCGTCATTTAATTCGCCTTTTTTTAAATTAATAAATATATCAATGGATTTTTTTTGTATTACAATATCACAAAAATTATAACCATTCTTTTTGAATGCCATATAGGTTTTTGTAGCAATCGGTTCTTTTAAGTCTATTGCCAAATCAAGAATATGCTTCTTATATTCTTTATATAATTCTTGCACATTGCTGTTATGATGATTAATAAGGTCTTCTTCTGTATAAGATTTTATTGTTGCATCAAGACTTTTGCTAACTTTTATTATATTTTCACTTTTAGATGAGCCATATTTTTCTACTTTTTTAAATTCTATTAAATTGTCATCGTATCTTGTAATTTTATATAATTCTATCGGCAACGCTGGGGAGGCGGTTGCATCAATCTGATAGCGGTTGAATTCTTGTGAGATAAATTTTAATTTAGATTCTGTCCAGTCGAAATCATTAATTTTCATATTGAAACCTAGTTTTTGATTATATTCTAAAACTACATCTGCTTTTCTGTTTATTATTGAATTAAGATACGAAACGCCTTGGTCAGATAAGGAGCTGTCCTTACCTTTTTTTATCTCTATAATAACGAATGACTTTGTTTGGGGCGCGTAGGCAAGAATATCAATTATATAATCACCAATAGAAAATTGGTTTTTAATAAAATTCAATTCTGCAAAGAGTTCATTAAAATGATTTTTAACAAATTCTTCTATATCTTTTTCCAATATAAAATAATTTGGTTTTATATTCTTTAAAGAACCATTTTTTAAGGAGAATAAGGACATAATTTTATTATACGCAATCTACTTACAAAGTCAACAATAAATAGAACAAAAAAATTTTAATCAAAACCCAAAAAAAATCCGGCTCTAAGCCCATGGCCTCGCCCTACCCGTCATTCTCGAAATCGCGAAGCGATTATCGGGAAACCATTTCCGAGGCGTCATCATGGAAAACTGCGAAAGGGTGATGGTGTCAAAATTTTGTCTGCCTTCAACCATGGAAGCGGTAGGGCGAATATTTTTTGGCTAGCTTAAGATTCCTTTCTATTACCCTTTCGTTTCCTGTAACCACCGATGCCTCGGAAATGGTTCCCCGATAACCCGCGCTGGTCGCGCGGGTTTCGAGGATGACGGGCGGGGAGGCAAGAGCGGTAGTGCAAGGCAATAACCTGATAGCGACTCACGCCGTCCAAGGAATGGTTTCCCGATAGCCCTTACGGGCTTCGAGAATGACGGGCAGAGAGGTGAGAGGCGCGGGTTTCGAGGATGACGGCGAGAGGGGCTTTTGACGGCGGCGCAAAAAATACCGCTTTTGCTCGCTTATAAATTTTTTAATATAAAAAATCTTGTCCGCGAACCCACCCAAAAAATATCTCCACCGCTTCGCGGTGTTCGTATTTTTATCCCTCGTCGGCGGCTAAAGCAATGGAGGCTTTGCGCTTTCTACTCGTAAGAATTTTAGAGGATGACTGTTGGAGAGGAAAGAAGCCTTTCTGAACAAAGCTGAAAAGTTTGGTTCTAGGCCTACGGCCTAGTTGTGCAATTAAATTCTTTATGCTATCAATGTCTGCGCGGGCAAAAAACTGGGGCAGGTATATTAAAAATTTATTAAGGTAACAATTTTTTATCTATGGTGGTTTTTTAAATCAAATGTCATAGAATAATAATCGCAACAACCATGACTAAAGTTCCAGCAAAACAATTGGCGCGTAAGGATTTGCTCTGCACCAAGGCCTTCATCGGCGGTGAATGGGTTTCGGCCAGCAAAACATTTGATGTAAAAAACCCGGCGACCGGCGAATTATTGTCGACCCTGCCCGATTGTGGCTCTGCCGAAACCGAGGCCGCGATTGCGGCCGCCGTTGCGCCGCAAAAATTATGGGCAAAAAAAACCGCCAAGGAACGTAGCGCGGTGTTAAAAAAATGGGTCGCCCTGATTGATAAGCATAAGGACGACCTTGCGCTTATCCTCACCTGGGAAAATGGCAAACCGATAGCTGAATCCTTGGGCGAAATTGCCTCGGGCATGGGTTATATCGAATGGTTCGCCGAGGAAGCCAAACGCGCCTACGGCGATGTTATCCACGGGCATTTGCCCGACAAACGTTTAATGGTGATATTGCAACCGGTCGGCATTACGGCCGCCATCACCCCGTGGAATTTCCCCCATTCGATGATCTCACGAAAGGCCGGGCCGGCCCTGGCCGCCGGTTGCGCGCAAATTGTTAAACCGCCGGCACAAACCCCGCTGTCGGCCCTGGCCATGGCCAAATTGGCGGAGGAAGCCGGTTTGCCAAAAGGATTATTTTCTATCGTTACATCGTCACGCGCGCGCGACGTGGGCACGGTTTTGACCACCGACCCACGGGTGGCGAAATTTTCTTTTACCGGCTCGACCGAGGTTGGCAAATTATTGATGGCGCAATGCGCTGGCACGGTGAAAAAAAT includes:
- a CDS encoding molybdopterin-binding protein produces the protein MPRDDSRPFIPLAITLVTLSDTRDMANDKSGAVLAEMVLAAGHKIHARHLLKDEAKDIVDCLEKIRQGEESKVVILTGGTGITARDITPEALQAFSQKHQGKEIVGFGELFRQLSYEKIGTSTIQSRAIGFVAGGLLLFALPGSPGAVKDAWQMILLSQLDNRHRPCNFVELLPRI
- a CDS encoding citrate synthase; translated protein: MTNNTITITDNRTGKKIDLPIKDGTMGPSTIDLNGIKGGLYDNMGLFTLDSGYSQTASCKSAITFIDGDQGVLLHRGIPIEELAENSGFLETAYLLIYGNLPTKPQYDSFCWEINHHSMVNEQLINFYRGFRRDAHPMATLVGAVGALSAFYQEETNISDPNIREKAMIRIIAKMPTLVATSYKYSIGQPFVYPRNNMHYTANFIHMTFSVPCEKYEVNPVFERALRKIFILHADHEQNASTSTVRMAGSSKANPFACISAGISCLWGPSHGGANEAVLKMLQEIGDKKNIKPFLDKVKAKEANTRLMGFGHRVYKNYDPRAAVLKKSCHEVLAELKIHDPLLELAQELEAIALSDEYFIERKLFPNVDFYSGIIFRAMGFPLSMFTALFALARTAGWVAQWNEMMSEPTQKIDRPRQLYTGQTKRPYVPMEKR
- a CDS encoding DUF1013 domain-containing protein; the encoded protein is MAKKKITHPSILMPRATAVWLIDNTALSFQQIADFCGLHLLEVENLADASDSQLKGTSPLLNGQLTREEIARCEKDASQSLQLNKVESYDNLVEKRRGPRYTPISKRGDKPDAVVWLLKNHPGLSDSQIGRLIGTTLNTIKAIKNRTHWNMANLSAKHPVELGLCSKAELDKAVGKIKKTDMPSDDLLPAGMVGDDMADSMADNAGDGMANNAGDEEDNIA
- the argC gene encoding N-acetyl-gamma-glutamyl-phosphate reductase; this encodes MVKKRIFIDGAEGTTGLDIRERLAAYNRESGDRLDIITLPDDLRKDKKHRALNLNDCDVAILCLPDDAARDAVAMVDNPAVKILDCSTAHRISHGWVYGLPEYNQQQPAVIGKSPRVANPGCYATGFILLVAPLKRAGLIPDDYPLAAFGLSGYSGGGKTMMAEYETPNKKIHGHVYGLQQNHKHLAEMADYGLLPHPPLFQPVVGDFPRGMVMMVPLDGRVLTKINQSLIEKIWVESYGGCEKILLGDESPSNSGAVGQRLTPSSSGAVGQRLSPSSSGAVGQRLLPDEFANRDDIKLSVLGNDTDGRLTLTAQYDNLGKGASGAALQNVRLMLGM
- a CDS encoding NAD-dependent succinate-semialdehyde dehydrogenase → MTKVPAKQLARKDLLCTKAFIGGEWVSASKTFDVKNPATGELLSTLPDCGSAETEAAIAAAVAPQKLWAKKTAKERSAVLKKWVALIDKHKDDLALILTWENGKPIAESLGEIASGMGYIEWFAEEAKRAYGDVIHGHLPDKRLMVILQPVGITAAITPWNFPHSMISRKAGPALAAGCAQIVKPPAQTPLSALAMAKLAEEAGLPKGLFSIVTSSRARDVGTVLTTDPRVAKFSFTGSTEVGKLLMAQCAGTVKKISLELGGNAPFLVFDDADLDAAVTGAMASKFRNAGQTCVCANRFIVQRSVAKQFAEKLKSAMEKMVVGNGADDGVTTGPLIDAPSVEKVEALVKDATAKGAKVALGGNKHKLGGFYFEPTLLTNMTPDMLIATNEIFGPVAAIFEFDKDEEAIAMANSTRYGLASYFYARDLSRVFNVAESIESGMVGVNTGMLTTEVAPFGGVKESGLGREGGWQGLREYVEEKYICLSI